From Corticium candelabrum chromosome 9, ooCorCand1.1, whole genome shotgun sequence:
TTACTGTTGCGAAATGACTTGGTTTTTGGTTGATTATGTCTACCATGAACATGTCCAATTGTACACTTATGATCTGTTTGCTGAAAATGTTGGCTTCAAGCTAGCTTGGGGATGCCTTTGCTTTTATCCATACTTCTACAGCATTGGCTTGCCTGTACTCTACCAAGCCAAACAAGGCGATGTTCCTTATTTATATTATGTACTGATTATATCGATTGTTGTCTTTATTGTCGGGTATGTGTTGTCTCGAGGAGCGAACAACCAGAAGTACAAGTTCAAGATTGATCAAAAAGTTAAGAAGTATGGGTTCATAGAGCAGAGAAGCATTGGGGTATGGGTTTGGTTCTTTGTAGATAGAATTTGGCTTAATAGGACTTTGATGTGTAGGGCAAGTTGTTGGTGTCTGGATTTTGGGGTGTATCTCGGCATGTCAATTATCTTGGCGAAATACTAATGGCTGTTGGTTTGGCTCTTCCTGGTGGTTGGATTGGTGGATCACTGCTGCCATGGCTATACCCTGTCTATTATGTTTTGCTTCTTGTTAGAAGAGAGCGGGACGACAATGTGAGatgtcaacagaaatacaaatatcTCTGGGACAAATATACATCTCAGGTTCCGTGGAGAATTGTGCCATACTGTTACTAAATGAAAAGAGGCTCTGCATCAGGGTAAAAACATGTGGGTATTGTCACTTGGTATTGCTTTCAACTTTGTAACTTGGTGAACGGTTTGTTGTATGTGGAATGTACGTGTTTTGCACTGCTAGTGCTTAATTCACTGCCAGTTAGTGGTAAATTATTATGTGGGCGTAACCCTAGTGTAACAGGAACCGGGCATTTTCAGGACATTGATTTTAAGTTTTATTGTAAAATTTGTTTTTGAATTATAATTTTTGTGGCATTACAACATCTATTGTTGCTATCGTATGGGCAATCGCTATGGTCACTTTGATTGTTGAACTCTTGAAGGAaagtattgtttgtgtgtttatcagCTCTAAAAACTATTTTAGCTACCTGGATGTTTAAAACTTTTATTACGTGATAGACTGCATCTACTCAGATCTTGTAGTTtggtgcacgcatgcacacagtgtGCGTGcttacacacactcacacacacacacacacacacacacacacacacacacacacacacacacacacacacacacacacacacacacacacacacacacacacacacacacaccacacaggtAAAGCAagtccgcgtcaaaactattgacacatttctggtttacttgtactatttttggaaagttttctAGTTTTGCTATTTATTAAGAAACCGCGCCAattttttctcaaacagctgaaaagcagTCACAAAAGCTATTCCTTAGTATACGCATCCGCGTAGAGAACTTTTCCATCATGAAACGAGTTGTGAAAGACAACACCGCGATATTCTGTTACTATACCGCTCCAGTACTAGGAAACCATCTAAGATCTGCCaacttttacgtgtttctCGCTCTACTGTTAACTGAACTCTCCAAAGACTGGACACTGGAGAAGGAAGTCAACGCAGAGCTTCCCGTGGAAGACCAAAAACTAGCTGAAAGCCATcgaacagcttcaattagtgaATATGACGCAACAAGGGACAACagatcagcaaacaaacttgcaccAGTTTGCAGCGCAGGAAGTTGTCGTCATGCAGTTCTTCCgaagagaacttcatgactCAAATGACGCTACACGATGCCTAAGAATTAGAATTCCGCTGCTAGTGAAGCTAGAAAAACGAGACTCTGGGCGTCATGGTTCCTTGATTGACCCGCTATAGCTCACCAGATATCTTGCACGAAATTGGCTGTCATCAACGGCTTGTTGAGCTTCATAGGCCTCTAAACGTTCATGAACTGGAAGACGCAATCCAGGCGGAGTGGCACTTGCTCACGCCTTGTGATCTGGTGCCGTACATTGAACGCACGCCTGGCCGAATGCGCCTTTGTCTAGAGCTACGCTAGCGAGggaaatgctatcaaaaaatgaaaggaggacacaagttactgatgcgcacttgtgAGTTTCCAAAAGTCTAGCAAACCTACGAGCCTAGACAATAGTCCTCTTCTATCTAAGAAAACGTACGTGACCTGAAAACGGATGCGTTTCTGCTGACGCTACCCATGGCCACGCCTTcaagcgtaaatgtgtcaGTAGTTTTGCCGCGGACTTGCAATGTATCATTTGGACACTAATACATATTTTTATGCATAAAATCACTCACATAAAGCCAGCGATGACTTTGTACAGAGGCTGCTAATTTACACGCTTAATTGTTCAGCCATTATGGAGGACATTCAGGCGGAGGGAGGAAAACCGGTTAGGCCGGGGAAACCCTCGACTTTCGGCAGGGAGGACATACCTTGGCACGTGAGACAGCAGAGCTGCACATTGGTGCCAGGCTTGCATCACAGATGGAGTTCTTTGATGCAGAGGCCACCGAAGTCCCTTTGATTGCAGTACAGTAGCACTAAACATAACTAGGTTGGGTCAGGCATTGAATTGCCATTCTCGACCAACAAGTCTGCATTCTCTAGAGATTGTTTCTGTTGGTACACACTGGTTTGCTTCAGTCCTTCCTTCATTTCCTGGACTTGTTTTGAGTGCTTGTCTTGCGATAGTTCTAAGTCATAGATCTTCTTCTTCGTGg
This genomic window contains:
- the LOC134184382 gene encoding uncharacterized protein LOC134184382 isoform X1; the protein is MSTLEELRAPAAYLFLVYASCFLLYIVVPGRRVSGYVRNARGKPLLYRLNGLRVFLLTICVTGCACYLSNTSFTLASSHRMSCCVWACLLGLVVSSLFYLKGPFEEHMSAHSVPASRDVGDFKNFRKAARIFFNGWELNPCLGLIDFKMFFYLAGATMLEINVLSGLVYHYSTFQEISWPLIVYCCEMTWFLVDYVYHEHVQLYTYDLFAENVGFKLAWGCLCFYPYFYSIGLPVLYQAKQGDVPYLYYVLIISIVVFIVGYVLSRGANNQKYKFKIDQKVKKYGFIEQRSIGGKLLVSGFWGVSRHVNYLGEILMAVGLALPGGWIGGSLLPWLYPVYYVLLLVRRERDDNVRCQQKYKYLWDKYTSQVPWRIVPYCY
- the LOC134184382 gene encoding uncharacterized protein LOC134184382 isoform X2; this translates as MGATMLEINVLSGLVYHYSTFQEISWPLIVYCCEMTWFLVDYVYHEHVQLYTYDLFAENVGFKLAWGCLCFYPYFYSIGLPVLYQAKQGDVPYLYYVLIISIVVFIVGYVLSRGANNQKYKFKIDQKVKKYGFIEQRSIGGKLLVSGFWGVSRHVNYLGEILMAVGLALPGGWIGGSLLPWLYPVYYVLLLVRRERDDNVRCQQKYKYLWDKYTSQVPWRIVPYCY